In the genome of Dehalococcoidia bacterium, the window CCCGGTATATAAGCTCCTTCCCTTCTTGGGTGAGGACGGAGATGGTGTCGCCCGGGGCCAGTTGGCTGAGGCTCCAGAAAACGGCAGGGGCCTTATCCCAAGTTACGTGGCCGGCGAAGACAGCATTGCTACCTTGCCCTGGCAGGGCGGAGAAGTCGTACCAGGCCACCACCCACCCAGGGCGCTTGGCGTTGGTCCAGTCAGGCACCAAGGGTACCCCGTTCCTGTCCATGCCCAGGACGATAACTGGGGCGTCCACGCCTATGGATGGGATGCGCATGCGTGTGGGGGGTGTCTCGTTGACTTTTACGGGGGTGGGTGTGGGGGAGGGTTGGGCAGTGACCTCGGGGGTGACGGTGGCCACATAGGCCAGGGGTGGCCTGGGGGCCTGGGGGGTGGCGGCCTTGCTGCCAGTGCGTCCCGTAAGGGAGAGGGCCACAAGGGCCAGGCCTGCCGCCGCCAGCAGCCCTGCCGCCGCCCATGCCCATAGCAGCCGCTTATGCCGGAGAGTGAGGCCCCTCTTCACCTCGAGAGCCTAGTATACTAGCGAGGGCCCCAGGAGCCTAGGGGCTGGCACCTCTAGGTTGGGAAGGGCGTAAGATGGAAAGTCGTATGGAAGGGCCTGAGCCGCCCAAGGGCATTTTGGTGGGCCATTGGACCCATCGGGAGGCGTGCACCGGGTGCACCGTCGTCCTCTGCCCTCAGGGGGCGGTGGGGGGCGTGGCTGTGGCTGGCGGAGCGCCGGGCACACGCGAGACAGACCTCCTGCGCCCTGGCTTCTTGGTGGAGAAGGTCCATGGCATCCTCCTCACTGGTGGCAGCGCCTTTGGCCTCGATGCCGCAGGGGGAGTCATGCGGTGGCTGGAGGAGCAGGGGGCGGGTTTCGTGACGCCGGCGGGGGTGGTGCCCATCGTGGTGGGGGCGGTGATATATGACCTATCCCTAGGGCGTTCGGACCTACGGCCCGACGCCGCCGCTGGCTATGCCGCCTGCCAGCAGGCTGGGCCTGGCCCCGTGGCCCAGGGGAGCGTGGGCGCTGGCACAGGGGCCTCCGTGGGCAAGGCCTTGGGGCTGCAGTGGGCCACCAAGGGAGGGCTAGGTGTCCATCTGGAGGCGGTGGCTGGGGGGGCACAGGTATGGGCCCTGGTAGTGGTCAACTCCTTCGGCGAGGTGGTGGACCCGGAGACTGGCGAGGTGGTGGCCGGAGTGCGCAGGGAAGGGGGCGGCTACACGCTCACCCTAGAGCTCCTGAAGATGGGGAGAGGCCTTCGTCCCTTCCCCGCTACCAACAGCACCATCGGAGTGGTGGTGACGGACGCTCCTTTGGACAAGGCCGCCTGCCAGCGGCTGGCGGAGATGGCCCACGATGGTATGGCTCGGGCTGTGCGGCCCTGCCATACCCAGGTGGACGGAGACGTCATCTTCGCCCTGGCCACGGGAACAGGGCCAGCAGCAGACCTGACCGTACTGGGAGCCCTGGGGGCGCGGGCGGTGGAGAGGGCCATAGTGCGGGCGGTGGAGGAGGCTACCTCTTTGGGGGGGCTCCCGTCCAGCCGCGAATGGCCGCGTTGAAGGCCTCGGCGCCGGCGTGATATCATTCGGCCAGGGCATGAGCGAACTGGAAGCTCTGCATCAGCAGATCCGGCGCTGCACGGATTGCCCCCTGAGCCAGACCCGCACTCAAGCTGTGCCTGGCGAGGGCCCCGAGAAGGCAGAGGTGATGTTCATCGGGGAGGGGCCCGGCTTCCACGAGGATCGGCAGGGCCGGCCCTTCGTGGGGCCGGCGGGGCGCTTCCTCGATGAGCTGTTGGCCTCCGTGCACCTGCGGCGGGAGGAGGTTTACATAACCAACGTGGTCAAGTGTCGGCCGCCCAACAACCGCGACCCCTTGCCGTCGGAGGTTCAGGCCTGTCGCAAATATTTGGAGCAACAGCTGGCCATTGTCCGGCCGCGGGTGGTGGTGACCTTGGGGCGCCATTCCCTGGCCTGGTTCTTCCCCAAGGACTCCATCACCAAGGTACACGGGCAAGTGCGGGTCAAGGACGGCGTCTTCTTCCTGCACCTGTACCATCCGGCGGCCGCTTTGCATCTGCCGGCCATGCGCCAGACCATCGAAGAGGACTTCCGCCGCCTGCCGGAGGTGCTGGCCCAGGCCCGCCGCGCTCCTCAAGCCGCGGAGCCGCCTCCCTCCGCAGAGCAGATGCGTCTTTTCTAGGGGTGTGCCATGGCCCAGAAGCTGCGTGTTGTCCCCTTGGGAGGGCTAGGGGAGATAGGGAAGAACATGATGGCCCTGGAGCTGGAGGACGACCTTCTAATCATCGATGCTGGCGTCATGTTCCCTGAGGAGGAGATGCTGGGCATCGACCTGGTGATCCCTGATGTGAGCTATGTGGAGCGGAGGAGGCACAAGCTGCGGGGCATCATCATCACCCATGGCCACGAAGACCACACGGGGGCCCTGCCATATGTGTTGCCCAGGATCCCCGCCCCTATATACTGCACCCGCCTAAGCCGTGGCCTTATCGCTGTCAAGCTGCGAGAGCACGGCCTCCTGGAGCAAGCCGACCTGCGAGTTGTCAACTACGGGGAGCGCATAAGGCTGGGTGCCTTTACCGTGGAGTTTGTAAGGGTGACCCACAGCATACCCGACTCAGCGGCCCTGGCCATCGAGACGCCCCTGGGTCTTGTCTTCCACACCGGCGACTTCAAGCTGGACCACACGCCGGTGATGGGCCTGCCCACCGACCTGCAGCGCATCGCCCAGCTGGGGCGGCAGGGCGTCCTCCTGATGCTATCCGATTCCACCTATGCCGATGTGCCGGGATACACCCCCTCGGAGCGCATTGTGGGGGAGACGTTGTGGAAGATCATGGCCACCTCCCCGGGGCGGGTCATCGTGGCCACCTTTGCCTCCCTCATCTCCCGCGTGCAGCAGGTGGTGGATGCCGCCACTGCCTGCGGCAGGCGGGTATTCGTCACCGGACGCAGCATGCTGGAGAACGTGGCCATGGCCCTGGAGCAGGGATACCTGGAGACGGACCAGGACCTCCTGGCGCCCATGGAGCGGATGCGGGGCCTGAAGCCCCATCAGGTGGTCATCGTCACCACGGGGGCTCAGGGAGAACCCACCTCCGCCCTGGTGCGCATGGCCAACCGTGACCACCGCTTCGTGGAGATACAGCCTGGCGATACCGTCATCCTCTCATCGTCTCCCATCCCCGGCAACGAGGTGCTGGTCAACCGCACCATCAGCAATCTGTACCGGCTTGGAGCACGGGTAGTGCACAGTCGTATGGCCGATGTACACGTGCGGGGCCACGCCGCTCAGGAGGAGCTGAAGCTCATGCTAGGGCTGGTGCGACCCCAGTTCTTCGTGCCCATACATGGAGAGTACCGACACTTGGCCCAGCACGCCGAGCTGGCCCGCCTCATGGGAGTAAAGGCCGAGAACGTCTTCATCTTGGAGGACGGCGACATCCTGGAGATCGATGGCAGTGGGGGGCGGGTGGTGGGCCGCGCCCCCGCTGACCTGGTATATGTGGATGGCCTGGCCGTGGGGGTGGGACATGTGGTCCTGCGGGACCGTCGTCACCTAGCGAGCGACGGTATCCTGGTGGCGTTGGTGACGGTGGACAAGCACACGGGTCGCCTCCTGGGCCCGCCCGACTTGGTGTCGCGGGGATTTGTAGAAGATCTCTCCGGCCCCTTGCTGGAGAAGGCGCGGCGGGTGGTCATGGAGGCAGTCGCCAGCCGCGAGGGGGCCATCGATCGGGCGGAACTCGCATCCCGTCTGCACGATGCCCTCCTTGCTTTCCTTTACAATGAGACACGCCGGCGGCCCATGATCCTGCCCCTGACGGTGGAGGTGTGAGGATGCCACAGCGGGCCCGCAGGCGCCGTGGGCGGGTGGCCCGCCGCGGCCGGAGACGTGGGTTTCCCCGTTGGCTGCTGCGGCTGGGGGGCGCCCTGGCCCTTGGGGGAGGCCTCTCCTTCTTTTTATGGTGGGCCCTGCCGTGGCTTCTGGAGGCCTTGGGCCTAGGCCTGGCTTTGGTGGCCCTGGTCCTGGCGATAGACGTATGGGTGCTGGCGCAGCGTCCCCGTCTCAGCATGGGGGTGTGGCGTTGGTGGGGGGCTGTGCATCTGGCGGCTGTGGTGGCCTTAGGCGTGCTAGGGCAGGTGCGCCCATCTCTCGCCTGGCGGGGCGTCTCTTGGGAAGAGGTCTCCTTTGGCGGGAAGGTAGGCGAGTTCTTGTCCGCAGAGCCATGGGGGGTGGCGGCCCTAGTCCTGCTAGCCGTGTTGGCGGTGGTCCTCACCTGGCCCCCTCTCGCCCGTACCCTTTGGCTGGGGCGACACTCGGTGTGGGCTTTCGGCCGCGGATGGGAGGCGTTGCGGCATCTCCTGATGGGACGGCGGCCTGTCGCTCCGCTGGACGAGCCGCCACCGGCAAGCCAACGCCGAGACGAAACCCCTCCCTTCCTCGCCCATTGGGACGAGGAGTGGCCAGCTCCCGCGGCGGCCGAGACGGAGGAGGCAGTGGTTCTGGCTGCCCCCTTGAAGGATGGGTGGGAGCTGCCGCCTATGGATCTTCTGGAGCGTTCGCCGGAGGAGGGACGGCCCCCCGACAACGAGGCGCGGGCTCGCCTCATCGTGGAGACGCTGCGCAGCTTCGGGGTGGACGCCAAGGTGGTCTCCATTCAGCAGGGGCCCACCGTCACCCAGTTTGGTATCGAGCCGGGCTGGGAGGTGAAGACGCGCCAGGTGCCGGAGCGGGACGAGAAAGGGCGCATCGTTGGCTACCGCACGGAGGTGGTATCCAGGACCAGGGTGCGGGTAAATCGTATCACGGCCCTGGCCAACGACCTGGCGCTGGCCCTGGCCGCCCCAAGCATCCGCATTGAGGCGCCGGTGCCTGGGCGACCCATCATCGGCATCGAGGTGCCCAACGTCTCCCCCTCGGTGGTGAGCCTGCGCAGCGTTATGGAGAGCCAGGCCTTCCAAAGGGTGGCGGCCCGCTCCCGTCTGGCCCTCGCCCTGGGCAAGGGAGTATCGGGGGAGCCTGTGGCCGCCGATCTAGCCAAGATGCCCCACCTGCTCATCGCTGGCGCCACTGGCTCCGGCAAGAGTGTGTGTATCAACTCCATCATCACCTGCCTGCTCATGCGCAACACGCCGGAGGAGGTGCGGCTGGTGCTCATCGACCCCAAGAGGGTGGAGCTGACCCCCTTCGCCTCCGTGCCCCATCTGGTGTTTTCCCATGTCATCGTGGAGGTGGACGAGGTGCCGGCGGTGCTGGCGGCCGTCATCCGGGAGATGGAGTCACGATATCGGGCCTTCGCCTCCTTGGGGGTTCGTAACATCGATGGGTATAACCAGAGCCCCCGCGCTCAGGAGAAGATGCCTTACTGGGTAGTGGTCATCGACGAGCTGGCTGACCTGATGCTCTCTGCCCCATACCAAGTGGAGAAGGCGCTGGTACGTCTGGCCCAGCTAGCGCGGGCCACGGGCATCCACCTCATTGTGGCCACCCAGAGGCCCTCGGTGGATGTGGTGACGGGGCTCATTAAGGCCAACTTCCCCACCCGCATCGCCTTCGCTGTCAGCTCTCAGGTGGACTCCCGCACCATCCTGGACATGGCAGGAGCGGAGAAGCTTTTGGGGCGGGGCGACATGCTCTATATGCCCACCGATGCCTCGCAGCCGCGGCGCATCCAGGGGTGTTACGTCTCCGACGCAGAGATAGAGAGGGTAGTGAAATGGTGGGCCGATGAGCGGTTCAGCCACCTGCGGCCGCCGCCCATGGATCACCTTCTGGAGGAGACCGCGGTGGAGGATGTCCCCGAGGAGGACCCACTATTGGAGGCCGCCCGCGACCTGGCCATGCTCCACCGCCGCATCTCGCCCCGCCTGCTGCAACGACGGCTGAACATCGGCCGTGAGCGGGCGGTGCGGCTCATACAGGCCCTGGAACGGGCAGGCATCGTGGCCCATGCCGACGACCCCATGGCCTCTCGTCGCGTCCTTGTCCATCACGACGAGGTGGTATGAGGGGAATAGCCCAGCTGTCCTCCGGCATCTTGACACCACTGGCGGGCCATGCTATATAGGAGGTGAAAGGAGGTGAGGCCGTGACCAGGCTGCACAAGCTGGTTGCGGTGCTCCAAGTGGAGATAGGAAGGCCCCGTGGAGGGACCACGGGGCAGCCCGGCGGCGCCTGACTGCCGCTCGAACGGTGAAGCCGGCGAAGGGATGAGCTGCCGGGATGTCCAGGCGGGCAAGCCGCCGAAACTGGGCGGCGGTTGGGAAGCGAGGAGAACAAAGGGGGCCCCGGTCAAAAGGCCGGGGCCTTTGAGTTTCCATAATGGGCCCATCCCCCCTGGACGGGGCAGGGAGGCGTGGATAAAATGGGCCTGCAGTATTAAGCGAGCCGGGGTCGGGGCTCATGTCGGACAAGCTTTGGCGGGAAGTCCAGGAGATCCTGGAACGGGCGGAGAGGGAGAAGCCCCCCCTCAGACGGCGCTTGCGATGGCATAAGCCACATCTGTCGTTGCCCAGAGTGTCCCTTCCCAAGCCCACCTTTGGGCAGATGCTCCTTTTGGCCCTGGGCATCATCGTGCTGGGCTATGTCTTGGGCTCCCTGGGGGACGTGGCAGGCCGGGTGCTGGTGTTAGGGGGCCTCGGGGCTTTTGCCCTCATCTTCTTCCTCTCCCTGCGGCGGGTAGGCCAGCCCCCTGAGAAGAGGTGGCGGGGCCAGCCTCTGGACCTGGGGCGTCCCAGCGTGGGGCGGCGGTTCCTGGGCTGGCTGGGAAGGTGGCGGGGCCGCCGCTGAGGCCCGGGTGCCGCTGGGCCTCGTGTGCTGTGGGGGCTCACAGTCCCTTGCCCGTGCAGGACCTACCTGGTAACATCGGGCTGACATGCGCCGGTGGGCAGGTTGGTGGGGTGGGGCCCTCGTGGTGGCCCTCCTATTGGCAGCTTGCCGGGGCGGGGGGGACAAGGAGCCATCGCCCCAGGCAGGCCGCATCTCCCTCACGGACCCCCGCGCCGTGCCCACGGCCGAACCATGGTCCCAGCCTCCCCCTGTCCGCTACTTGGAGGGTGGCCCGTTGGAGGGCAGCCCAACGCCCACGGCCACTGCCGAGGAGGGAGGGACGGCTCCTCAGGAGTGCGGCGACGTCTACGTGGTCCGGCCTGGCGATACCCTTGGCAGCATCGCCGCCCGTTGCCAGGTGGACCTTAAGAAGCTTATCGACGCCAACCCGGACATCCAGGACCCCAGCCGTATCTTCCCCGGCCAGCGGATCCGTATCCCGCGTTAGTGCCGGCGTTCACAATCCCTCTCATAGGTCGTTGCGTCCACGGGATCCTCTATGTTAGCATGGCCCCGAAGGGGGGAGACCTCCATGGCAGTGGAAGAGCGCAGGCTAGCTCAGAAGCTGGAGGAACTGCAGAGGTTAAAGGAGCTCTCCCGTCAGGGCGGGGGGCCGGAGCGTATAGAGGCTCAGCATCGTCGTGGCAAGCTCACTGCCAGGGAGAGGCTGGACATCCTGTTGGACCCAGGGAGCTTCGAGGAGCTGGACGCCCTGGTGGTGCACCGGTCCACGGAGTTTGGGCTGGACAGCCAGCGGTTCTATGGCGACGCCGTGGTGACGGGCTACGGCACCATTGACGGCCGCCTGGTATACGTCTTTTCGCAGGACTTTACCGTGCTGGGGGGGTCCCTATCGGAGGCGGTGGGGGAGAAGATATGCAAGGTGATGGACCTGGCCCTTAAGAACGGGGCGCCCATCATCGGCATTAACGATTCAGGCGGCGCCCGCATCCAAGAGGGAGTGGTGTCGCTCAAGGGGTACGGGGAGATATTCCTGCGCAACACCCTGGCATCGGGGGTCATACCGCAGATATCGGTTATCATGGGGCCGTGCGCTGGAGGGGCCGTCTACTCCCCAGCCATCACCGACTTCATCTTCATGACCAGCTCCGCCTACATGTACATCACAGGCCCAGATGTGGTGAGGGCGGTGACCCAGCAGGAGGTGACGCACGAGGGGCTGGGCGGGGCCCAGATCCACGCCACCAAAAGCGGGGTGGCCCACTTCGTCCTGGACAGCGAGGAGGAGTGTCTGCGGGAGGTGCGCCGCCTCCTCTCATTCCTACCCTCCAACAACATGGAGGACCCTCCAAGCCTGGAGCCCACTGACGACCCCATGCGCCGTTGCGACGACCTGCTGGACATCGTGCCTGAGGACCCGGCCAAGCCCTACGACATGCATGAGGTGATATATCGCATCGTGGACGATGGGGACTTCCTGGAGGTGCACCCCTATTGGGCCCAGAGCATCGTGGTGGGCTTCGCCAGGATGAACGGGCGGCCAGTGGGGATAGTGGCTAATAACCCAGCGGTACTGGCGGGGGTGCTGGATATCGCCTCCTCTCGCAAGGCGGCCCGCTTCGTCCGCTTCTGCGACGCCTTTCATATACCCATCGTCACCCTGGTGGACGTGCCTGGCTACTTGCCGGGGGTGGAGCAGGAGCAGGGGGGCATCATCACCCACGGCGCCAAGCTGTTGTACGCCTATTCGGAGGCCACGGTGCCCAAGGTCACCTGCATCCTGCGCAAGGCCTATGGCGGCGCCTATCTGGTGATGGGGTCCAAGCACCTGCGGGCCGATATCAACTACGCCTGGCCCACGGCGGAGATCGCCGTCATGGGGCCGGAGGGGGCGGTCAACATCGTCTTCCGCCGGGAGCTGGAGCAGGCGCCCGACCCCGAGGCCCGGCGGCGCGAGCTGGTGGAGGACTACCGGCGTCGCTTCGCCAACCCCTATGTGGCCGCTGCCCGTGGCTTCATCGACGACGTCATCGACCCCCGCGACACCAGGGCCAAGATCATCAAGGCCCTAGAGATGCTCAAGAACAAGACGGATACCAACCCGCCCAAGAAGCATGGCAATATACCCCTATAGAGCCAGAGAGGTGGTGCCGATATGGGTGTCCGCATCACCGATACGACCCTTCGTGATGCCCACCAAAGCCTCCTGGCCACCCGCATGCGCACGGAGGACATGCTCCCCATCGCCCCCCTTATGGACGAGGTGGGCTTCCACAGCGTGGAGGTGTGGGGTGGGGCTACCTTCGACACCTGCTTGCGCTTCTTGCGGGAGGACCCCTGGGAGCGGCTGCGCCAGCTGAAGAAGGCCTTCCGGCGCACCCCCCTGCAGATGCTCCTGCGGGGGCAGAACGTGGTGGGCTACCGCCATTACGCTGACGACGTGGTGGAGAAGTTCGTGGAGCTGGCAGCCAAGAACGGCATCGACATCTTCCGCATCTTCGACGCCGTCAACGACCTGCGCAACCTGGAGACGGCCGTGCGGGCGGCCAAAAGGGTGGGGGCGCACGTACAGGGCGCCATCTGCTACACCATCAGCCCTGTCCACACCCTGGACCTCTACGCCCGCCTGGCGCGACAGCTGGAGGAGATGGGGTGTGACTCCATCTGCATCAAGGACATGGCTGGCCTCCTCCACCCCTATGACGGTTATGAGCTGGTGCGTCGCCTTAAGGAGACGGTGCGTGTGCCCATTCAGCTACATGCCCACTGCACTGCTGGCCTGGCCCCCATGACAGTGTTGAAGGCCATCGAGGCCGGGGTGGACGTGGTGGACTGCGCCGTCTCCAGCATGGCCCTCGGCACGTCCCAACCCCCTTGCGAGCCTCTGGTGGCCACTCTGCGGGGCACCCATTACGACCCTGGCCTGGACCTGGAGCTCCTGAGCCGCATATCTGACTACTTCGCTCAGGTGCGGGAGAAGTACGCCGCCTTTGAGGGGGGCGTAATGGTGGACGTAGGGGTGCTGGTGCACCAGGTGCCTGGTGGCATGGTCTCCAATCTCGTATCCCAGCTGCGGGAGCTGGGGGCTGCTGACCGCCTCAAAGAGGTCCTGGCAGAGATCCCCCGCGTGCGGGCCGATCTAGGCTACCCACCCCTGGTGACGCCCACCAGCCAGATAGTGGGCATCCAGGCCGTCCTGAACGTCCTGGCCGGCCAGCGCTACAAGCAGGTGACCAAGGAGACCCGTGCCTACGTCCAAGGCTACTACGGGGCACCGCCGGGCCCTGTCCATCCTGAGGTGAAGGCCCAAGTGTTGGGCGATGCCCAGGAGATCGTCGGCCGGCCCGCCGACCATATCCCCCCTGAGCTGGAAAAGGCGCGCCAGGAGATAGGCCATCTGGCCCAGAGCGAGGAAGACGTGGTGAGCTACGTCCTCTTCCCTCAGGTGGCGCGGGAGTTCTTCGAGTGGCGGGCGCGGGGCTCCCCCTTGGAGGAGGAGGTGGTGGCGGCCATCGCTGCCGCCCTGGTGCAGCACGGGCCGCCACCGGCGCCTGCGGCGCCCACGCACCCTCCATCGTGGTGGAAGATGGCCGGCCGACAGCGTCTCCTCCATAGGATGGGCACGCCATGAAGCTGGTGGTGGACGGGCAGGAGTTCGATGTGGACCCCCAAGGGGAGGTGGTGCGGGTAGGGGGGCGGGAATACTCGGTGCGCGTGCAGCGCATGCGGGACATCGTCACCGTCTATGTCAACGAGAGGCCCTACCGCATCCAGATCCTAGAGGAGAACCCGTGGTCGGGGGACGCCTTCAAGGTGCTGGTGGATGCCCGCTATCATCAGGTGGCCATAGTGGGGAGGGCTGTCCAGCGCCCTCGCCCTGTGCACCCCCCACAACGCCGTCCCATGGCCCCTGAGGGCCCTGGGGCAGTGACGGCCCCCGTGGCGGGCAGGGTGGTGAGCGTGCACGTTCAGCCGGACCAGGAGGTGGAGGAGGGGGATCTCCTACTCATCATCGAGGCCATGAAGATGGAGAACGAGATACGCGCCCCCTTTAAAGGCCGGGTAAAGGAGGTGAAGGTGCAAGCCGGGGCGCGGGTGGCCGAGGGGGAGGTGCTGGTGGTCCTGGAGCCCATCTAGAGCTCAGGGAGGGCCACCAAGGAGGTGGTGCTCTGGATCCCCTCGATCTTGCGGATGCGCTCCCCCAGGATAGGCGGGATATCGGTGAGGTTCTCCACCTCCAGCTCGGCCACGATATCGTAAGGGCCCATCACCTGGTGGGCCTCCACCACCTGGGGGATGCGCTTGATCTCCTCTGCCACCTGGCGCGTATGGGCGGGGTCCACCACAATGAGGACGTAGGCCTTGATCATGGCATCGCCTCCTGTCGCCGTCCTCAATTATAAGTAGCGCGTGGAGGCGAGGGAACTTGGGGCGCTCGTTAAAAGCATCTTCTTTTCACCCTGCAGCCACTACCCATCAGGTCATCTTTGTGCTACCATAGAAAGGGCTTAGGTCTGCTCGAATATGGGGGAGAGGGGTCATGCCCAGGGATGACTTTGTGATCCGCATCGGTGGCGATACAGCTCTGGGCGGCATCATTAGCACCGGCGAGAACTTCACTCTGGCGGCGGCGCGCTTCGGCTTCCACACCTTCACCTTTCGCACCTATCCGGCGGAGATCAAGGGCGGCCATGCCTGGTTCCAGGTGCGCATAAGCCATCGCCCCGTCATCTCCCTGGGGGACGGGTGCGACATCCTGGTGGCCTTCGACCAGGAGGCATACGAGCTCCACCGGGAGGACCTCAACCCATACGGCGTCCTCATCTACGACTCCGACCTGGTGCATCCCCAGGAGGACAAGGGGATCACCTTGTATGGGGTGCCGTTCCAAAGGCTGGCCCGCCAGGAGCTGGAGTTCGTGCGGGGCACCAACACCCTGGTGCAGGGGCTGTTGGCGGGCCTCTTCGGCCTGCCCCTGGTGGCTCTGGAGGAGATCGCTCGCCAGCGGTACCGCCGCCGCCCTGAGATCTTGCAAAAGAACATCGAGGCCTTGCGCTTCGGCTACGAGTACGTCAAGCGGCTGGAGAAGAGGGATGGCTTCTGGCTGGGGGCGGCGGACCGGGTGGCCCGCCTGGTCATGAGCGGCAACGAGGCCATCGTAGCTGGGGCGCTTCATGCTGGGTGTCGGTACTTCGCCGGTTATCCCATCACCCCTGCCTCGGACATCCTCGAGGCCATGGCTGCCGAGCTCCCTCGCCTGGGAGGTGTCTGTGTGCAGACGGAGGACGAGATGGCGGCCTTGGCATCGGCCATTGGCGCCTCTTATGCTGGCGTCAAGGCTATGACAGCCACCTCAGGCCCCGGTCTGAGCCTCATGACGGAGCTCCTAGGCCTGGCCTCCATGGCTGAGATCCCGGTGGTTATCGTGGATGCCCAGAGGGCAGGCCCCAGCACAGGCATGCCCACCAAGCTGGAGCAGGCCGACCTCTTCCATGCCCTCTACGGTGGACACGGCGACTTCCCGCGTATCGTGGTCGCCCCGGGCTCGGTGGCCGATTGCCTGCGCATGACGGTGGAAGCCTTCAACCTGGCGGAAAAGTACCAGTGCCCCGTCATCCTCCTCTCCGACCAGTCCCTCTCCCACCGCACCGAGACGTTGGAGATGCCGGACGTGGCGGCCCTGCCGGTGGTGGATCGCCTCCGCCCGGAGGGCCTTGCCCCTGAGCAGTACAAGCGGTATGAGGATACCGAGAGCGGCGTTTCGCCCATGGCTGTGCCAGGGCTGGACCGCCACACTTATGTGGCTCCTGGCCTGGAGCATGATGAGCATGGACACCCCGTCCTTATCCCCTCGGTGCATGTGCAGATGACCCACAAGCGGTTCCGCAAGCTGGAGAGCTGCCGACGGGAGGTCGACGGGCCCGAGTTCGCCACCCGATATGGGGACGACAAAGCTACTCTGGGCCTTATCAGCTGGGGAGCTGTGGAGGGTTCGGTGCGGGAAGCGGTGGAGAGGGCCCTGGCCAAGGGATATCGGGTGGCCGCCCTCCACCTGCGGGTCCTGAACCCCCTACCCCTTGAGACCATCCGGGACTTCTTGCGCCGGGTGCGCAAGGTGATGGTGTTGGAGGTCAATTACCAGGGCCAGCTGGCACATCACCTGGCAGCGGAGGTGGGCATAAGGCCTATCCGTGTAAACAAGATCGGTGGTTTGCCCTTCACCCCTGGTGAGGTGTTGGCCAAGATCGAGGAGGTCGTGAATCATGGCTGATAGCGCCACCACAGCCCAGAGGCCTCTGGAGGCCCTTACTGCCAAGGACTATCGCAGCGATGTGAAACCTGTATGGTGTCCTGGCTGTGGGGATTTCGGGGTCCTGAGTGCCACCTTTAAGGCTCTGGCTGCCCTGCAGATACCCAAGCACCAGGTGGTGGTGGTATCGGGCATAGGCTGCTCCAGCCGTTCCCCCTATTTTATGAGCACTTTTGGCCTGCATGGGGTACATGGGCGAGCATTGCCCATCGCCACCGGCGTCAAGCTGGCCCGTCCCGACCTGACGGTGCTAGTGATGGGGGGCGATGGCGACCTCATGGCCATCGGCATGGGGCACTTGCCCCACGCTGCTGCCCGCAACATCGACAT includes:
- a CDS encoding DNA translocase FtsK gives rise to the protein MPQRARRRRGRVARRGRRRGFPRWLLRLGGALALGGGLSFFLWWALPWLLEALGLGLALVALVLAIDVWVLAQRPRLSMGVWRWWGAVHLAAVVALGVLGQVRPSLAWRGVSWEEVSFGGKVGEFLSAEPWGVAALVLLAVLAVVLTWPPLARTLWLGRHSVWAFGRGWEALRHLLMGRRPVAPLDEPPPASQRRDETPPFLAHWDEEWPAPAAAETEEAVVLAAPLKDGWELPPMDLLERSPEEGRPPDNEARARLIVETLRSFGVDAKVVSIQQGPTVTQFGIEPGWEVKTRQVPERDEKGRIVGYRTEVVSRTRVRVNRITALANDLALALAAPSIRIEAPVPGRPIIGIEVPNVSPSVVSLRSVMESQAFQRVAARSRLALALGKGVSGEPVAADLAKMPHLLIAGATGSGKSVCINSIITCLLMRNTPEEVRLVLIDPKRVELTPFASVPHLVFSHVIVEVDEVPAVLAAVIREMESRYRAFASLGVRNIDGYNQSPRAQEKMPYWVVVIDELADLMLSAPYQVEKALVRLAQLARATGIHLIVATQRPSVDVVTGLIKANFPTRIAFAVSSQVDSRTILDMAGAEKLLGRGDMLYMPTDASQPRRIQGCYVSDAEIERVVKWWADERFSHLRPPPMDHLLEETAVEDVPEEDPLLEAARDLAMLHRRISPRLLQRRLNIGRERAVRLIQALERAGIVAHADDPMASRRVLVHHDEVV
- a CDS encoding uracil-DNA glycosylase, yielding MSELEALHQQIRRCTDCPLSQTRTQAVPGEGPEKAEVMFIGEGPGFHEDRQGRPFVGPAGRFLDELLASVHLRREEVYITNVVKCRPPNNRDPLPSEVQACRKYLEQQLAIVRPRVVVTLGRHSLAWFFPKDSITKVHGQVRVKDGVFFLHLYHPAAALHLPAMRQTIEEDFRRLPEVLAQARRAPQAAEPPPSAEQMRLF
- a CDS encoding class F sortase, giving the protein MKRGLTLRHKRLLWAWAAAGLLAAAGLALVALSLTGRTGSKAATPQAPRPPLAYVATVTPEVTAQPSPTPTPVKVNETPPTRMRIPSIGVDAPVIVLGMDRNGVPLVPDWTNAKRPGWVVAWYDFSALPGQGSNAVFAGHVTWDKAPAVFWSLSQLAPGDTISVLTQEGKELIYRVVDNFTVDPNDPEAVKVMGPTKEDTITIITCGGTFIPNRNDPYGGEYTDRVVVRATLLSVQAASSASQ
- a CDS encoding LysM peptidoglycan-binding domain-containing protein; translation: MRRWAGWWGGALVVALLLAACRGGGDKEPSPQAGRISLTDPRAVPTAEPWSQPPPVRYLEGGPLEGSPTPTATAEEGGTAPQECGDVYVVRPGDTLGSIAARCQVDLKKLIDANPDIQDPSRIFPGQRIRIPR
- a CDS encoding ribonuclease J, yielding MAQKLRVVPLGGLGEIGKNMMALELEDDLLIIDAGVMFPEEEMLGIDLVIPDVSYVERRRHKLRGIIITHGHEDHTGALPYVLPRIPAPIYCTRLSRGLIAVKLREHGLLEQADLRVVNYGERIRLGAFTVEFVRVTHSIPDSAALAIETPLGLVFHTGDFKLDHTPVMGLPTDLQRIAQLGRQGVLLMLSDSTYADVPGYTPSERIVGETLWKIMATSPGRVIVATFASLISRVQQVVDAATACGRRVFVTGRSMLENVAMALEQGYLETDQDLLAPMERMRGLKPHQVVIVTTGAQGEPTSALVRMANRDHRFVEIQPGDTVILSSSPIPGNEVLVNRTISNLYRLGARVVHSRMADVHVRGHAAQEELKLMLGLVRPQFFVPIHGEYRHLAQHAELARLMGVKAENVFILEDGDILEIDGSGGRVVGRAPADLVYVDGLAVGVGHVVLRDRRHLASDGILVALVTVDKHTGRLLGPPDLVSRGFVEDLSGPLLEKARRVVMEAVASREGAIDRAELASRLHDALLAFLYNETRRRPMILPLTVEV
- a CDS encoding P1 family peptidase; this translates as MEGPEPPKGILVGHWTHREACTGCTVVLCPQGAVGGVAVAGGAPGTRETDLLRPGFLVEKVHGILLTGGSAFGLDAAGGVMRWLEEQGAGFVTPAGVVPIVVGAVIYDLSLGRSDLRPDAAAGYAACQQAGPGPVAQGSVGAGTGASVGKALGLQWATKGGLGVHLEAVAGGAQVWALVVVNSFGEVVDPETGEVVAGVRREGGGYTLTLELLKMGRGLRPFPATNSTIGVVVTDAPLDKAACQRLAEMAHDGMARAVRPCHTQVDGDVIFALATGTGPAADLTVLGALGARAVERAIVRAVEEATSLGGLPSSREWPR